A stretch of the Arachis stenosperma cultivar V10309 chromosome 6, arast.V10309.gnm1.PFL2, whole genome shotgun sequence genome encodes the following:
- the LOC130934042 gene encoding uncharacterized protein LOC130934042 codes for MKDPESFQIPCIIGDVTIEKALCDLGASINLMSLNMMRRMRIEEAKPTRMALQLADRTFKFPHGVVEDLLVKVGEFIFPADFVVLDMEEEANTLIILGRLFLVIAGAIIDVQKGELVLRLHEEKMVFNVFKAMSYPKEVIGECMMVDTIEQIVQGVLEEKQYERSMELEQQAPREEPPQGTMESSIMTNHTDNNGEEAPKLELKTLPPSLKYAYLGDNSTYPVIIN; via the coding sequence ATGAAGGACCCAGAGAGTTTCcaaatcccctgcatcataggggatgTCACTATTGAAAAGGCTTTATGTGACTTGGGGGCTAGCATCAATCTCATGTCTTTGAACATGATGAGAAGGATGAGAattgaggaagccaaaccaacaagaatggcactcCAACTAGCTGACAGGACATTCAAGTTTCCACATGGAGTGGTGGAAGATTTATTAGTAAAGGTGGGAGAATTCATCTTCCCAGCTGACTTTGTTGTGCTGGATATGGAAGAAGAGGCAAACACTTTAATTATCCTAGGAAGGCTATTCCTAGTTATTGCtggagccatcattgatgtgCAAAAAGGAGAACTAGTCTTGAGACTACATGAGGAAAAGATGGTCTTCAATGTCTTCAAGGCAATGAGTTATCCCAAGGAAGTAATAGGAGAATGCATGATGGTGGACACCATAGAACAAATAGTCCAAGGAGTTTTAGAAGAAAAGCAATATGAAAGAAGTATGGAATTAGAGCAACAAGCACCACGTGAAGAACCACCACAAGGAACCATGGAAAGTTCAATCATGACAAACCACACAGACAACAATGGAGAAGAGGCACCAAAACTAGAGCTAAAAACCCTACCTCCAAGCTTGAAATATGCCTATCTAGGTGACAACAGCACCTACCCAGTAATCATTAACTAA